Genomic window (Streptomyces sp. NBC_00078):
GGCGTCGGTGAGCGCGGCGAACCGCCGCTCGAAGGCGCGCCAGTCCCCGCCGACCCGGGCGCGCAGCAGGGCCACGCTCTCCGTGCCGACGACAGCGTTGTCCCTCAGCACCCGGGACACGCTCACGGCCTGGTCGACCTCCGTCTCGACGAGTGGTTCCAGACGCTCGACGTGCACCAGGAAGGTGTCGTCGTGCACCGTGTCGAGGAAGGCGCGCAGGGTGCGCCAGTGTCCCAGGTGGACGTACACGTGCGGCCGTTCGGCCAGGCGCAGGGTCACCAGGAAGTCGAAGTCGCTGCGGCGGCGCAGGAACTGGGAGTGTTCGCGAAACAGCCGCTCGAACCTGTCGGTGTCACCCTTGACCTCGAAGCGGTTGATGACCGTGACGGGGCCCGATAGTTCACGTCCGGGCATGCACTTCCTCCGCGAATTGCTTGGCATGGCGCAACGTGGTGGAGCTGTTGGTGCCCAGGGCCTTGCGGACCAGAGACCTCGCCTCGGCGAGCGTGGCCTCGGGACCCAGTGCGCTGCGCACGCCCTCCGGGTCGAGCACCACAGTGTGCCAGGAGGTGACGGTGAGGGTCTCGCCGTCACCGGACGGTTCGATGGTCCAGCGTCCTGTGTGCACCCGCATCGCCACCGGCACCCGCAGTTGCTTGTACACGATCTCCCCACGGTCCTCGAAGCACACCCGGACCGAGGTGGTGTTGTGCAGGGAGCCGTCAGGACTGCGGGTGTCCATGTCCATGTGCTGGATGCCGGGTTCGTCCTCGGTCAGGGCGAGCCGCGCCACGTGCGGGAGCCGCTCGGGCCAGAGATCGGCACGGTCGAGGAAGGCGTACACGTCGCCGGCCGCTCCGGCGACCGTCACCGAGTCGCTGAAGGTGAAGCGGAGTTCCCCGGCCGCCTCGCCGAGTTCCGCCGCGTTCTTCAGGGCGGCGAGCTCGGCGACGCTGTTGCGGTCGACGGCGCGCTCGATCAGTTTCCCGGCCTCCGGGTCATCGCCGACCGCACGGTAGTCGTGCAGGAGCACCACCCGCGTCGCGCCGTCCTCCAGGGGCTCGATGCGCCAGGTGCCGCCCATCGAGGCGACGGGAGCCGCCGAGACCACCTGGCGGAAGGTGACGACACGGGCCCGCGGATCGAGGGTGCGTCGCGAAGTCCAGGTACGCACCTGCTCGTTGGCGATCGCCCAGATGCGCAGCAACTGCTCGCCGGTGCCGGTGCCGGTGCCGGTCGCTTCCCGGGCCCGGCTTTCTTCGAGCACCTCGACGTGCACGGTGGGCCCGAACACCTGGGGCCAGGCGGCGACATCGGCCACCAGCGCGTAGACGGCGTCCGGCGGAGCCGCCACGGTCACGGAGTGCTCGGTGACGTGAGTGCCGGTGACGGGGGCGGAGTCCGGTATGTCGCTCGTAACGGTCGTCGCCACGGCG
Coding sequences:
- a CDS encoding antibiotic biosynthesis monooxygenase, with the translated sequence MPGRELSGPVTVINRFEVKGDTDRFERLFREHSQFLRRRSDFDFLVTLRLAERPHVYVHLGHWRTLRAFLDTVHDDTFLVHVERLEPLVETEVDQAVSVSRVLRDNAVVGTESVALLRARVGGDWRAFERRFAALTDALAEAGGFGGSDLLRSLLRPTHYTGVLWWREPGSLERALSSAPALAAQHELGVGAEVVVERTRHVAYERVID
- a CDS encoding aromatase/cyclase, whose product is MATTVTSDIPDSAPVTGTHVTEHSVTVAAPPDAVYALVADVAAWPQVFGPTVHVEVLEESRAREATGTGTGTGEQLLRIWAIANEQVRTWTSRRTLDPRARVVTFRQVVSAAPVASMGGTWRIEPLEDGATRVVLLHDYRAVGDDPEAGKLIERAVDRNSVAELAALKNAAELGEAAGELRFTFSDSVTVAGAAGDVYAFLDRADLWPERLPHVARLALTEDEPGIQHMDMDTRSPDGSLHNTTSVRVCFEDRGEIVYKQLRVPVAMRVHTGRWTIEPSGDGETLTVTSWHTVVLDPEGVRSALGPEATLAEARSLVRKALGTNSSTTLRHAKQFAEEVHART